CCAGCTAAGCTTTCCGGTTGCGCTACGTGTGCTGAAATGGCCGGAAGGACCACTTTGAGTCCCGGAGTGCAAGTTCAGGAACTACTTTGAGactcgagtgcaacttcagggactaCATTGAAACTTATCTCTATTCACAAAGATATAAAaagaatcaaaacaaaaattgaaaaatcaaaacaacAAATCTTAGATCTAGAATTTACAGTCATAAATTATAAACCAAACACtttatatttaatattcatagaaacataaaaaagaattaagataattattaaaaatataaaataaaacattatgattattaataaatatcatcataaataataaatttaggttaacatatttagttatttaatacataatgcttttcaaaaattagaaagagaataGAGATGgaagcataaaaaaataaataaataaataaataaaaatataagtccaacaagaaacataaatgattattatgtgtatataaaaattagttattaaaatataaaatatatattaaaaataaataaaattatatatatatatactaaatatatataatagttgattttaatatagaaagagtatttttaataaataaatcaacaagtATTGTGCATGAAGTCATCAACTTAACCATatccatatttttttaattttttaatgaatgATAAGAGCAACAGAAGACTTGCGAAGTAAGATTCATAGATCAATCATGTATACCAAAAAGAATGCCAACCACCCAAAATAGTTAAATGATTAAATTTATCTTATGGTTTTTTTTAATAAGTCAATTTTAGCGCATtagtcttttttttatttatcaaaatagaaAAATCTGAACTTACAATCTTTTAAatgagtataaaaaaattataccatttgagctataaTATATTGACTATTTTAGCGCATTagttaaaaacataaagataaatcaCTTTTACCATGTGtaatattttctcttattttataaaaatttagtaaatttaTCATTGGTCCATTCACGAAACACGGGAACggataaataattaaatgttttaccatgaaaataagataaaaatacacGTATATCATTTATAATTATGCTCACCGTAAATTAGATAACAGATATAACAAAAAAAACACCTATTTTGTTTTAATCGAGATGGgtaccaaaaaatatatatatgattttttttgtttacgatacaaataaaatacatgtatatctattttttattttctttaaatgaGATAATTAATAttatgtaaattaataaatattacctAAACTGTAAATAAtgtattttgataataaaatatttaatttatgagttttgttaatatatattttaaggacatatgataaaattatcaattaaaaaaataataaaaaaagaaataaaatttaaattcttaatgtatttgtttgtatttattaaaataaattatttaaaattttctattattaacaatattaatttttctttaaaataagaatgtatttattttatgttataaaGTCATATATTAAAATTgcaaattaaaaaagtttttattagaaatgcaaaaaatttaaatatttaatatatttgttttatatttattaatgaaaaacttttaaaacttttcactaataaaaaatttatcatgtgttcttaaaaaatatattagctAATTCCTTAAAATAATTGTTAGTTAaattcttaatttatttatttaaattttttttccttaaaattaGTGTGTCCTAAACTCCTAATAATTAGTATTTGGGAATTGATAAGAGTAATCATTTTGTTTTATTTGGTGGGTTGTTGACACTTGACACTAAATGATGGCGCTAAGTAATGGTTTATGCtaagtgtatattaaaatcagtcactaaagttaattattaatataaaatatatgctgaaatataaatacatattaaaaataaattaaattatatttatacacaaatatattgataactgattttagtgtgcGAAAAACATTTTTGCTAAATAATATATAAGTTGACTTTTTTGCCCCTCTATCCCAACCAAATTTATTACCATCCAACAACCAAACCCTTTCTTTGTATCTCACTTTCACAAATCCAACAACACACATCATCAAAATGTCCCAACCCAGATTCACTTCAATGACacttgttgttcttcttcttcttgttctgttCTGCCCCTGCAATTCCCTCTCTTCATCTTCTATGGACCTCAACACAAGTGATCTGAATGCGGTTTCCAGAAGGGTATGCAGAAAGAGCATTGTAGAGTGTTTGGCTGAGAATGAAATGATGGATTCAGAGAGTAACAGAAGAATCCTTGCAATGCAGCAGCAAAAGAGGTACATAAGCTATGACACATTGAAAAGAGACATGGTTCCTTGTGATAGAGTTGGTGCTTCTTACTACAATTGTCATGCAAGGCAAGCAAACCCTTACAATAGAGGATGTGAAGTTATTACTGCTTGTGCTAGAGGTGTTCAAGCATCCCACAATTGAAATTTCATATATAGGGATTCATAATTTCATATACAACTTCtaaattcacaaatattttgGATAGGAAAGGGAATAGGATGCTTAGGAATGTGACCCATGTGGgctttaccctttttttttaatcatttccTTTTAgttaatatcataattttatatatatttttttaaaatttaattatatgtaTGTGGCTAGATAATCTATGAAAATATCTAAATGTTCCTTTTTCCAGAAAATCTATGCTTATGTGACATTTTGATGTCTGCTATTTAAAGAGTATGATGTAAATTTGGAGTTACAATTTACATCACTTTGTTAGAAAGCAAGAACAGAATCTTAAAATGTTATATGATATCCCATTTTAGTTGCAGCATTTTAACTTGTTGAACTTGTCCTCATAACCTATTTTTTTAGAGAGAAAATATGGTGTCTGAAAAATTACTTTCCAGAAACTAGGTCCATTATCTTTATTTATTCATATTGTCTTATGCAGAAGACAGCTACTAATACCAGAATTTGAGTGCAATGAAAAGTCTATTCCTTCATATGGTTGGTATTGAAAACAATCTCTTGTTGACTCTTTCTGATCTATACATCAAATGCCGTGGGGTTATTTTCTCGATCTAGCGGATTCAGAAAGATTAGAGTAGTTTGATCCATAAGGAAAACCAAATTTTATCTTAGTATGTGGTTATTTTCTGAAACATGTCTGTACATATCACTCAACACAGTATATAAATTCGATCTCTTAGGCTGTGTTTAGAAAGGAGACTAAGATTGAGAGACAAAGACGAGGAGACAGAGACAGAGAGATACAGACTAAATTAAGTCTCTATATTGTGTTTAGTGTAAAATGTACTAGACTGAGTTATGTCTAGGTATCGTATTTGAGAAATAGATTTAGAATTTCATAAGTTACGAgagtatttttggaaaaaaatttcaATCTCTAGTCCTAGAAATTTCAGTCCTTTCTGTCTCCACCTTTTGGAAGTATTAAAGGGACTGAAATTTGTATCTCGGAAATGAAATTTTAATTCCAGTCTATGAccaccaaacacaatactgagtCCTAGTCCTTCAGTCTCAATTCTAGTCTCTAAAAATAAATACCAGTTAGATACAGAATTTTTTTGTTGTAGAGATATTGATAGAGAAACAAATTTTTTCTTTCCTTCCCAGAGACCGAAAAATACAAGTCTTGGTGTTTTCTATATCTGTATTCTTGTCATAGAGATAGAATTCAGAGGCAACCTTATTGATCTAACTTTTATGTGATTGATATCTCCTATAAGATATGTGTTTATATTACCAGCTTCTGCAGGTCTTAAATTTCAACTGctgttttatttcttcttttcaatgtTGTATTTGTGAATCAGAAGTTGAGTGGGGTGGTAGGAATCTTGTAATTCAGTAACTTAAGAGTATTAATTACACATCTAGAGTGAAAATGTGGAGCATACTGCATCTTGGAATATGCCATGCCACTTTTTCAGTATGTTAGAGTGAATTGTAACCTTACAAGCAAAGAATAAGGGAAGAAATCATAGATCATATTAAAATCCACAAAGTAatattctctgttttttttttcttttaaagtaCTGTTTTAGTCCCTAACATTTAGATTAAGTCCTAATTCTTGAGTCTAACATTTAACATATCCTATTTTTATCCTAAACGTCTTATTTTGTCCTATTTGAGTTAGCTGgtctaaaaaaaagttttaattttgaccaaaagacaaaaatagaacattaaaatatttgaaatatgATATACATTCAACGTATTTGGATATATTGATTTAAGAATGTGAAGTTAATAATGACAAATTCAATGTTTCTGAAAATGAAGTTCTTTTTGTTGTATAATTATTTCAGAATATAATTACTATATCGCCCCTCCTTCTTTCTGTGACTTTAGAGCAAATTTGGATAGGCTATTTGAAACTGTGTCTAGGATTGCTTTTTAGGTTTCCAATTAGGTACAACCTTCTCAATCATTGCCATGGAAATTGAAAGGAAGAAGCTTCCTTCCATTCATGTTCAATTCagctttttagcttattttaatTGCATCAATTCTTAACACATAGTTCTGGTTAAAAAAGCATATGGTAATTCCATTGTATCATGCTTTTTATGTTGCATCTTTTGTTATAGTGTAAAGTTATGTACATAATAGGTCAACATAGTAGTGTAGATATTCATAAAAAGATTGTGTTTAATAGCTGTGAGACACGATACAAATATAAAGAGAGAATATTTTATGTCTCCACTTCTTTGAAGGATAAGAGATACAAAAATTGTGTGTTTTGAAACAAAATATTTTGCATTCTTGTCTACAATTTTAAGCTTAAGTTTAACTTTGGCTCACAAAATTGAGTTTGACTCAATTTATtaacaatttaatttatttgtaaaattcaTGTTTGACTCGCAAAAAATTTACTAGTTAACTCAAACTCACAAATTGGCTAAAAAAACATGAGTGTAATTAGGGGTGACAAACCGAGAAGCCTGTCCCGCCCCACCTTGCTAAAAGTCCGCTCTGTGGCGAGTTGGCCTGCCCTGTCCCACCCAATGAGGCGGTCCTAAAACCTGATCCCGCTCCGTCTAATGGTGGGCTGGTGGGCCAAACCCgctaaatttcttttttttattattaaatattaaacaatatatataatttcataattattttaataaatttataatttctgaagatataaaaaaattataatttctaaattcacaaacgttaaagtttttaaaattataaatatgtaataaacataatcataaaccaagtttgttgaaacaaaataataaaaccaatattgtcaaaaacatataattaaacatctacaaatttagaatataatcaatcaaacgtaaaacataattcaaaacactaaattagaacattttcaaaaaatgttCCTAAAAAAAACGCTGGTCCCACCCTGCCAAAGTCCATGGTTTAAACGATGCGGGTTAGGTAGACTTTTGAAGTGTGACTGTCTCAATTTTTCAGTCCGACCCGCCTTTTTTGACGGAGTACACCGACTGGCTTGGCAAATTTAGACTCGTTTGTCACCCCATTCTATAATTCTAcagaaataaattataatttatatataaaaaaactatgaattatatatattgtctattaattataatttatatcttcCATCATAATTATAGGAAAAAATATATGTTTATGTAAAATTGTGTACGGTTAGTCGGTTACCGGACGATTCAGAGGGGGATTTGAGATGGTAGAAACGCCTTGATCGGTGTGACTGTGCGGGAGGTGATCAGCCGGGAAGACGAGGTCTCGATGTGGAGAAAAAAAAGGGGGTGTCACCtgtaaagacactccgacgccctaGTCAGTTAGCATGCAGGCCAAAGGTGGGTAGGTGGTATGTGACGTACGTTGGGGGAAGGACAGGTCCTTCCCcatttataccgtgtcagaggtgggccctgcaaggacgggcccaccttcctcgaagcttcctcaCAGCTGTAGTAGAGAGCTGTCAAGGAAGCGTGTCCGAGTTGCGTGGCGAGTATTGCGTGTccgaccgttcgggtcgggtcCTCAGTGGGTCGGGTTGACCCACAAATGGCCTGGTTTAGGCCGTAACAAATTGTATATTGTTACTATAAattaaagatataaaatttataatatattaatataaataattataataaataatatatgatcAAGATCGTTTACGAACCAATAAATGGAACTTACCAAGTTTAAGCTCATCTCATTTAATATATGAGTTCAAATCAAATTTGGCTCATCAGCTCATAAACTCATGACCTCAACTTATTGAGCTGTTTGCAAGTCATATTCGATCTAGCTCACGAGTCAGTTTGACTCATTTCTATTCTTATGTACACCATAATAAATATTACTCAATCGAACATTTACGTATGCTAGTTAAACAAAATATGGACCTTATTTTGCTTATTGATGTTAGGTAAAATTTGCCAAAATGACAGCATAAAGTTTAAAGGaggaacaattttttttttttttgagtaagAATTCAACACAATAAGGGATAGTATACAAAAGACAAGACAAGAAATCAAActaccataatttttattttattttcgatatTGTCAtcaataataatagtaattaatCACCCCTCcagtctttataattattaaaagacTTGTCAATGGTATTTGCAACTCCCGTTGTCCTGTTTTAAAAGATGCCATCATTTCTGTTTAATCAAATATTCCAAACAACAGAAAAAAACCAATCAAATAtttcttgcatgcttcctttctcgtCAGCACTCTTATCCAATTTTCAGAGTGTTGTTTTATGGTGTCTGGCGTAGTCTAATACGTTCCCATATCAACTATTCAAGCATACCACACTTATAAAGTAAATTCACAAATAACAAACAAGTGTTGTACCATTTCAACATCTTTCTCACACAGTACACATGCAACATTAGTttgttcaataatttttaatctaCTCAACCAATCTTTAGTATTAATTCGTTCAACAAAAACAAACCAAGTAAACAGTTCAACATGGGAATGAATTAATCCCTTCGAGATTATTTTGGTGAAACTGTAATTGGTTATATCTTTTGTCAAAGTTTTCTATCTGCAATACCTACACAAAAGAGTTAGTAAAAtatatactattattattatcaaattttcacaCTACTGTATTCTGCACTCTTTCTAATAAGGCAGTCAATTGTAGGACACCAAAAAGTTGGTTTAAGAGCTCTAACTCCCATTGACGAAGCTCTTGTCTTAATTGAAAATTCCAGACCAATTGAAATCTATCTCAAAACGCGTAATCACGAATTACTGATCCTTTGTTATTTAAAACTGAGAAAAATCTAAGACAAGAGTCTTTCAACTTTTCACATCGTTATCATGTATCCTCCAAGAATTTAGTTTTCCTACCATCCGCTATCTCTATGTACTATGTCTAACTCATTAATCATCTTTAGACTCACATTTTACTCTTTTATTTGTAATTGACATATATTTCTTAAAAACTTCCTTTTGTCAATAGCACCTGTGTAAATAGCATTTGATTTGGATTTAAATGATTACATGAATACACaactttttttatgaaaaataatcttcttttaaaaatctCTACTACCATTTACATAATAAAACAGTATTTTAAATGACTACATCACTGATTAAAGAAGGAATAATTGTTCAGTAATGCAAGTTCCGGGAATAATTTCCGATTATTTACTCAAGTATCTGTTACCTGAGTTAAGCATCGTTACATATGGGATCTTCATCAATTACACCGCAATAACAATCAAAGTCGCATTTGATTAGTGGTAGGGACGTAAGTCAGGAAcaacaactaatatatatatatggtgtgcCAAACAATGTTCACACTATATAAGCCATCCAGGTTAGCTGTATGCTAAAATGTTTCGAGGTCGGTTGAGTAGCactaactttttttttccttataaTAATGTACAAATAACAAATTATTAATTAGCAACCAAAGTGAAGTTGGTGCGGTTGAACCATGTTTCAGCCGTTAAGTATTTAAGTTTGAATTctcatgtttgattctattcttcTCCAATGTTTTGGTCTAAAACCTAACAAGAGTGACTTTGCTGCTTAGATTTTAGTGCAAAACAGAATTTTGGCATCATTCTATTATAAAGATAAAAGTCCTCTAATGGAAACTGCGATGATGATCACTTAACAAATCCAAGCACATTATTGGAGGGGTGCACATGATCCGATCTGGCCCGAAAACCCGGTCCGGCTCCAAACACTTTAGAGGTTAATTGGTGTGATTTTACCGGGTTTAGGATCGAGTAAGGGTTTTAAAAATAGACCCGATCATTATTTCGGGTCAGGTCCGAGTCATAACTCGTGTCACCCGAACTCGACCCAGTggtccggtcatcatacacaattaatattttgtgttattagtgatggatcatgactactCTTATgtaaaatttaagtattgtaaatcttaatattttgtattattagtcattataagactacaAATTAATgctttatgtttagaatgcataagacttcagattaatgcataatattgtgttatttgtattgatttaaatatttggtgttattagacaatattagtattgattgtggttatgttttaattttgaagaaatgttggtttttgttatatttttctaagtgaattttacaatgtcaaataatggttggagtcttggaaatttagatatttttacatgctaacttacaagaagatatcaaggtaatgtaatatTAATGGTCCGATTTTCACCCGATTTTCATCCGATATAATTGTGGCCCCAAAGTATTTTGATTTCATTGGGTCTAGGACCGAATTCGAGTCTAATAAATAAACTCGACGTATATTTTAGATTGAATCTAAATTACATCAAACCCGGCTTTACCCGTACCATGTGAACCTTACTTTTTAAGCCCTTCCATCAATACAAGTTATGGGCTGGGAGCACAAATGAAACATTCATCAATGATTCATCCCATTTTATTATAATGTCAATATAAAATTGGACCCACCCACCTTCTCATACTTTAACTTTTCAACACCAACATAACGGACgttcaacttaaaaaaaaaaaaaaattagcactGACTAAAACTTTTCACGCATAAAAGAGTtaacatttaatttatattttttatcaatttctccatttgttttctttttcatagtTGGCCAAAAAACAAAGGTAAAAAAAGAGACCACACATAGAGgggaaataaagaaaggaaaTATAACAAAGGGAGAAGAACAGAACATATCTGCTATGAAGTCATcaataaaaaagaatgaaaaaagcaAAGAGGGGCTAAAatcttttacatttaaataattttggtgTGAAATACGAGAATATTtgatcattttaatattttatactataCGGAAGATGTTCACATGTACCGTTGTACTTGAGTGAAACATGCTATTTCCATTACTTTTAGCCATagagatatatattaaaatatatagatGGTGgagattttgataaattttataaaGTAAATTCCATTTTTCTAAGTGCATGGAGGAAAAGAGATGTGTTGATCCAGTATCCCAAGTATCCCATCTTATAAGAGTGAGAAAGACACTTTTGTGCTACTTGCGTGACTAATGAGTAATGACTAATGAGCCATGCGCCACTTTATTAAATAGAAGTCACAACTTAGCTAAAATTTTAATGAGTCtttgacccaaaaaaaaatagTAGATAAAATAGATGAAATTATAAATTGGGTTAATACAActtagaataataataatcacagaAAGGTataattctttttctctttttaatttttaatgtaaaacTTATTAATAACTTTATGTGTCAtgcatttaagaaaaaaaaacataaacatagataaatattagagaattattttttaaaaaaatcattacatTCTTTTAATTTGTTAGGTTGTGGTAAAAAAATTTAACGAACTtagtttagatatttttttaacattttataagaagtaaaaaaTATCTATAACAATTGAATTTGTAAATATAGAATTTAGGgcatatgaaattatattttaaataaataaagtgttCATTAATTGtattacaaaattaaataaatatgctatttgtttttaatatttatatttacttttatattatttcaaaaattttattcaattttatttttgactttgtaaatatattttacttATAATTTTAGAGAGTGACAATACTACTAGAGAATTTAATAATGTATCAATACTAATATAACTTATTGTTTGGACACGGCAGAACTGGAATTTATATAAAGTTAGCATCtaaaatataattgaaataattttaaaatattagagatacttttaaagataaaaaatatgtttattattaaatttatttttattttttgtattacgATTGAATATCCTTAAAAAGCATACCGTCTTTGTAAAGACTAATCATTTATCATAGtatgatttttattgaaaataaatatgAGAATATGATAAATATCACATACttgtttattaattatataaaactattctataatttcaatcttcttgATTTGCTAGATAATTTTATattgtttatatataaatattgaatttacttttatttgatgtaattgtttatatttaatttgtcgGATTGTTTAATTTACATAATGAATATACACTTTTGTATAAATATTGAATTTACTTTTATTTGAATAGACATTTATATTTAGATTATTGATCTCTTTAATCTCTATTTCACTTaagattatattaaaaaaatctcaaATTTAATAACTAACTCATAATGATgtattttgtatatttatttatttttttggttgttCATCTGATATTCAAAACTTTTTTAATTCAAACTAAATTTAGGTTGCGCACTTAATTGCGATGGATGTGTCTTAATGGAGATTTATAATTGCACAcagtaaatttcaaaaaataaattcaagtCACTTACTATTTGGACAACTCCATACTTAATTAAGAACTATAACTTATATCAAATATAAATATCTAAGGGacttgatttattaagaattttttttgtcttttaatttaattatacgaAGTCATTATACATATATACACTAAGACCAAAATTTTCTATTAATAGTTTGACCAGTAAAATTTTAATCGAGAGAATTTTCTAAATGAccttaacacaaaattttttttttaaaatttatatttacatGTTCATatagaaatatataaaaagaacttaatttcttatctttcttttattattgctATAGATATGTTCATACCCTGATTTAATGATAAGGCCAAGGTTCaacaaaaggcccaatccaaaaggATTGAGCCTTACCTTATACCGACCTCCTCCCTACGAAGTCGGTTCTTACTACGACTAACCCTAAAAAAGTCGgggacgaagattagctggcagataatcactcattcaaatgagtaactgcccctaaaatctctctacccacttccaggagccatatctcaacctccctaagataaagggggcGGTTATCCACCTCAAAAGGCGGAAATACTTCAGTGGTGGTTATGGGTTCatccctataaatacactgacacttctcAAGTATCTcagaagcccaatactctctagacctgttttACCCATTTGCTGACTttggcatcagagtgtctttgcaggtaccaccccccattctcccTTACACAAGTCGGACGGGGTCTCGGAGCACAAACCCACTTGGACGTTTCATcgttcagacgattgggccagctAAACTTGTCAAACCCATTAATCTCCGATTACCCATCGTAACAAGATATATAGAGTATGAtgtcaacaaaaatttttaaattttattttatcatatttcaAATTGAATTAGTTCATATCTAATCTCATTTTGacatgaatttatttaatttcttatccaaatttaattaaaaatcaaatcaaaaactaataataaaatatattcttaatttatatttaatatttttaattatcatgtaattattatattattggtgttagtaaataatacaataatatatCTGTcccttttttaaatttaaataaaatatatattatttatcattttaaaccAAAGTAAGACATTTACAATTTAAACATTACATTATGTTTTTGCAATTACTGAatgtgaaaataaattttaaatagtttACAAAAATTAAAGCAAATCTTTTTTTTACACATATTACCAAAAGAAATAACTTTAGTttgagacaaataaaaaaaactatgatAAAATTGATGCAAATTAAAAAAAGGTATTACGTCAGAAagtatattagagatataattatttatatattttaaatattattaaaaagggtaaagtattaaattgatccTCTAgatttgggcgtaattctgttttggcctttaaggtttaaagtattctatttgaatccaaaaaagtttcatttagcatcaatttagtcccacagtgaggtcaaaattaaataattaacaaaatgtcatacataacaacagtacaagaacaaaatcgataatttggagaacaagtacaagctctagaggcataaaatcaaccattaatgcatcaatacatttatttattatttttttataatataaataaaatattttctataaaattaaagaaaatgataaataaatgtattgatgcatcaatggttgattttgtacttctagagcttgtacttgttctccaaattatcgattttgttcttgaactgttgttatgtaggacattttgttaattatttaattttgacctcactgggacttaaattgatgctaaataaaacttttttggattcaaatagaacactttaaaccttaagaaccAAAACAAAATTACGCCCAAATCTAGggaaccaatttaatactttaccctattATAAAATTGTACcaatatcttataataaaaaaaatacattctgaaattttaaattaaattaagtaaaGACAATACATTAAACAAGACCCGTGATTAGCCAAGCTATAATTCTTGTTACTCATAATTATCTATTAGATTATGttattaataacattttataactCAAAATTGTTATGGATATATTTAAGAAAAGTTTTTACAAATTTAGATACCTACAAAATTAAATGGTTTGACAAACTTTGTATTAATACCTTTGTTAATAGGTTTAGCTTAAAatgtgatataaaattatagataataaattttggaagttctataaattttttaaaataatattaattttatcatttattaCAAAAATGCAAATTCATTTTGTTTGTGGTATTTTCATAATTAAGTTCAATGCTTCATAGtataaaaacaaattataatataatacaaATTCCAAATTTTAGTCGCTCATTATCTTCATATAAtcagattaataaaaaaaattatactatatataagaaaaaaataagttgtgcactgtttaaatttcattaattatatatcaaattataCCAATAAAACTGGTGCAATAATTAATTAAGCAAAAGCTACAAAAATCAATATTTAACTGCTGTCCTTTTTTGTCTTTAGTTCTTTAACTAAAGGGATATTTTTGTCATTGAGAGATATACTAAAAGACAAAATTATACCCACTACTTGATCGTACATGAGAATTTCATGTTCTATAAAAGTAAGCGGAACATGTGATAATTTTCCTATACTATTATGATAGTagtttgtaacaaaaaatatttgtttaattatCAAAAGACAAAATGTTATTtacattttgtaaaaaaatatt
The sequence above is drawn from the Arachis hypogaea cultivar Tifrunner chromosome 4, arahy.Tifrunner.gnm2.J5K5, whole genome shotgun sequence genome and encodes:
- the LOC112798321 gene encoding protein RALF-like 22, with amino-acid sequence MTLVVLLLLVLFCPCNSLSSSSMDLNTSDLNAVSRRVCRKSIVECLAENEMMDSESNRRILAMQQQKRYISYDTLKRDMVPCDRVGASYYNCHARQANPYNRGCEVITACARGVQASHN